Below is a genomic region from Zea mays cultivar B73 chromosome 9, Zm-B73-REFERENCE-NAM-5.0, whole genome shotgun sequence.
gcttctaattttcttaatcctcaagccgaactcattttgagcccgtctcaagaatccctttaaagtctcttgggtgtgagatttttcctgcaaaaagaacacccaagtgaagcgagaataatcatccacaataactagacagtacctactcccgccgatgcttatgtaagctatcgggccgaatagatccatgtgtaggagctccagtggcctgtcgggcgtcatgatgttcttgtgtggatggtgagcaccaacttgcttccctgcttcgcATGCGCTACaagtcctgtctttctcaaaatgaacattggttaatcctaaaatgtgctctccctttagaagcttatgaagattcttcatcccaacatgtgctagtcggcgatgccagagccagcccatgttagtcttagcaattaagcaagtgtcgagttcagctctatcaaaatctaccaagtatagctgaccctctaacactcccttaaatgctattgaatcatcacttcttctaaagacagtgacacctacatcagtaaatagacagttgtaacccatttgacataattgtgaaacggaaagcaaattgtaatctaaggaatctacaagaaaaacattgtaaattgaatggtcaggagatatagcaattttacccaatcctttaaccaaaccttggtttccatccccgaatgtgatagctcgttggggatcttggtttttctcataggaggagaacatcttcttctcccctgtcatgtggtttgtgcacccgctgtcgatgatccaacttgagcccccggatgcataaacctacaaaacatgtttagttcttgactttcggtacccaaatggttttgggtcctttggcattagatacaagaactttgggtacccaaacacaagtctttgaccccttgtgcttgcccccaacatacttggcaactatcttgccggatttgttagttaaaacataggatgcatcaaaagttttaaataaaatgttatgatcatttgatgcactaggagttttcttcttaggcaacttagcacgtgttggttgcctagaactagatgtctcacccttatacataaaagcatgattagggtcagagtgagacttcctagagtgaattctcctaattttgctctcgggataaccggcagggtacaaaatgtaaccctcgttatcctgaggcatgggagccttgcccttaacaaaattagacaatttcttaggaggggcattaagtttgatattgcctccctgttggaagccaatgccatccttaatgccagggcgtctcccactataaagcatactacaagcaaatttaaatttttcattttcaagttcatgctcggcaattttagcatctaattttgctatatgatcattttgttgtttaattagagccatgtgatcatgtatagcattaatatcaacatctctacatctagtgcaaatagaagtatgttcaacggtagatgtagagggtttgcaagattttagttctacaaccttagcatgcaatatatcatttttagttctaaggtcggaaattgtaatattgcaaacatctagttctttagccttagcaagcaatttttcattttcaatcctaaggctagcaatggacatgttcaattcttcaatcttagcaagcaaatcatcattatcatttttaagattgggaattgaaacattacaagcaatagaatcaaccttagctagcaaattagcattctcatttctaaggttgtctatagtttcatggcaagtacttagctcactagataattttttcacatttttcaacttctagagcatacacatttttaactttaacatgctttttgttttccttgattaggaagtcctcttgggagtccaagagatcatccttttcatggatggcactaattaattcatttaatttctctttttgttgtatgtttaagttggcaaaaagagtgcgcaagttatcttcctcatcactagcattttcatcactagaagactcatatctagtggagggtttagatttaaccttcttctttttgccgtcctttgccatgaggcacttgtggccgacgttggggaagagaagtcccttggtgacagcgatgttggcggcgtcctcgtcgtcggaggagtcgctagagctttcgtcggagtcccactcgcgacaaacatgggcatcgccgcccttcttcttgtagtacctcttcttctcctttcttatccccttcttgtcgtcgcccctatcactgtcactagatataggacattttgcaataaaatgatcgggcttaccacatttgtagcacactttcttggagcggggtttgtagtccttccccctcctttgtttgaggatttggcggaagctcttgatgacgagcgccatttcctcattgtcgagcttggaggcgtcgattggttgtctacttggtgtagactcctccttcttctcctccgtcaccttaaatgcgaccggttgagcttcggacgtggagggaccgtcaagctcattgatcttccgtgagcccttgatcataaattcaaagctcacaaaattcccgattactttctcgggagtcattagtgtatatcttggattgccacgaattaattgtacttgagtagggttaaggaaaataagtgatcttaaaataaccttaaccacctcgtggtcatcccatttcttgctcccgaggttgcgcacttgattcaccaaggttttgagccagttgtacatgtcttgtggctcctcttcttggcgaagacggaagcgaccgagctccccctcgatcgtttcccgcttggtgatcttggtgagttcatcaccctcgtgcgcggttttgagcacgtcccaaacttccttggcgctctttaatccttgcactttgttgtactcctccctacttagagaggtgaggagtattgttgtggcttgggagttgaagtgctcgatttgggccacttcatccacatcatagtcgccatcccctacggatggtacctgtacaccaaactcaacaacatcccatatacttttgtggagtgaggttagatgaaatcgcattaaatcactccacctagcataatcttcaccatcaaaagttggtggtttgcctaatgggacggaaagtaaaggtgtatgtttaggaatgcgagggtagcgtagggggatcttactaaacttcttgcgctcatggcgcttagaagttacggagggcgcgtcggagccggaggtggaaggtgatgaagtgtcggtctcgtagtagaccaccttcctcatcttctttatcttgtcaccactccgatgcgatttgtgggaagaggctttcttctccttcccctttcccttcttgcgggactcttccgatgaagccttcccgtggcttgtagcgggcttgttgccggtctccatctccttcttggcgtgttctcccgacatcacttcgagcggttaggctctaatgaagcaccgggctttgataccaattgaaagtcgcctagaggggggggggggtgaatagggcgaaactgaaatttacaaagttaatcacaactacaagccggttagcgttagaaatataatcaagtctgcgagagagggtgcaaaacaaatcgcaagcgaataaggagtggtacacgtggatttgttttaccgaggttcggttcttgcaaacctactccccgttgaggtggtcacaaagaccgggtctctttcaaccctttccctctctcaaacggtcccttggaccgagtgagcttcttcttctcaatcaagcgggaacaaaacttccccgcaagggccaccacacaattggtgcctcttgccttggttacaattgagttgatcgcaagaaagaatcaaagaagaaagcaatccaagcgcaagagctcgaaagaacacaagcaaatctctctcactaatcactaaggcgttgtgtggaatttgaagaggatttgatcacttgggtgtgtctagaattaaatgctagagctcttgtaagtggttgaagtaggaaaacttggatgacttgaatgtggggtggttgggggtatttataaccccaaccaccaaactagctgtttggtggggctgtctgtcgcatggtgcaccggacaatccggtgcacaccggacagtgtccggtgcgccagccacgtcaccaggccgttgggttccgaccgttggagctctgactgctgggcccgcctggatgtctgctggcacaccggacatgcactatagagtgtccggtgcgccacttcgcgcgtgcctgacttctgcgcgctctggcgcgcatttaatgcttctgcaggtgaccgttggcgcgaagtagccgttgcttcactggctcaccggacagtccggtgtacaccggacatgtccggtgaattatagcggagcgaattcccgaggctggcgagttccagagttgctcttccctggggcaccggacactgtccggtgtacaccggacagtccggtgaattatagcggagcgcctctggattttcccgaaggtgaagagttcagcgtgaagtcccctggtgcaccggacactgtccggtggtgcatcggacagtccggtgcgccagaccagggctgccttcggttgtcccttgctctctttgttgaacccaaatcttggtctttttattgactaagtgtgaacctttggcacctgtataacttatagactagagcaaactagttagtccatttatttgtgttgggcaattcaaccatcaaaatcaattaggaactaggtgtaagcctaattccctttcaagtgcaatccgcatggcggataatcccgttgagcatagccgctctaaacacatagctattcggtatcatttcttaagggatcaccaacaaaagggagatatcgagattgcatatattaacactaaggaacaattagctgatatctttaccaagccactagatgaacaaacctttaacaaacttaggcatgagctaaatattcttgattctagtaatttcttttgatgtcttgcatgcatagctcataagtatacctttgatcatgtctcctttatatatgctatgactaatgtgttttcaagtgaatttcaaaccaagtcataggtatattgaaagggaactgtagtcttcggcgaagacaaaggcttccactccataactcacccttcgccgtcgctctgagcaactttccgtctttggtataatcttcactcatgttttatttgccaaaggggagaaagtagttacaagggcttatatttcactcaaagtatccgtttttggcgattcatgccaaagggggagaaattattagcccaaagcaaaaggaccgcatcaccacCCTTATtgtaaaaagagtttttcaaattggtatcttattgtgttcaaaagggggagaaagtaacacCTTCAAAAATttagtatcttaaaaccctcttgaacactaagaggagaaatttaaagagggagttttgttttagttaaaggaaaagcatttgaaacaaggagagaaaatttcaaatcttgaaaatgcttcgcaaaatcttattcatttacctttgactatttgcaaaagaactttaaaatgaatttacaaaagaatttgcaaaaacaaaacatgtggtgaaagcgtggtccaaaatgatgaaaatataaagaaacaatccatgcatatcttatgaatttatattggctcaattctaagtaacctttgcacttacaattatgtaaactagttcaattatgcacttctatacttgctttggtttgtgttggcatcaatcaccaaaaagggggagattgaaagggaattaggcttacacctatttcctaattgattttggtggttgaattgcccaacataaataattggactaactagttgctctagcctataagttatacaggtgccaaaggttcacaaaaagccaataaaaagaccaagaaaagggttcaacaaaaagagcaagggataaccgaagtgtgccctggtctggcgcaccagactgtccggtgtgccaccggacagtgtccggtgcaccagggcactcgaggctgaactcgctaccttcgggaaaatcagagggcgctccgctataattcaccggactgtccggtgtgccagcggagcaacgactacttcgcgcgcaacggtcgactgcaacacattaaatgcgcgcctgcgcgcgcagaggagcagagcacgcgcgggtggcacaccggacagcctacagggcctgtccggtgcaccaccggacagccaggcgggcccacaagacagagctacaacggtcgaaccccaacggtctgctgacgtggctggcgcaccggacagtgtccggtggcgcaccggactgtccggtggcgcaccggactgtccggtgcgccatgcgactgcagccttccaacggccactttgtggtggttggggctataaataccccaaccaccccacattcattggcatccaagtttctacacttctacaccttacaagagctctagcattcaatactagacacatcaaatagatcaaatcctctcccaattccacacaaggctttagtgattagtgagagagatttgttgtgttattttgagctcttgcgcttggattgcttctttctctcattctttcttgcgatcaactcaattgtaaccaaggcgagagacaccaattgtgtggtggtccttgcgggaactccgtgtttcgtttgattgagaagagaagctcactcggtccgagggactgtttgagagagggaaagggttgaaagagacctggtctttgtgaccacctcaacggggagtaggtttgagagaaccgaaactcagtaaaacaaatccttgtgtcacactcttcatttgcttgcgatttgttttacgccctttcTTGGACTCGctcttatttctaacactaacccagcttatagttgtgattaagtttgtaaatttcagattcgccctattcacccccctctaggcgactttcaactccTTACATAGCTCATTTAAAAAAATGTTTTTCCGTGTCATCTTGTATCTAGACAAAATTTATCTAAAAACTATAGAGGTGGATGAGATATACtctccattccaaattataatatgtttttgagatataatcccttcatttcaaatttTATAAACTAATTTTGTTATTGTATTTTATGTACCTATATATACCCTATGCAAAAGCTATGCGCCTAGAAATGATAAATAACTTATAATTTTGAGCGAAGGGAGCATAAATATATAGATCACAAAAAAGTCATTTGTTAAACTATCTTAGGGTCCCAATAATTATTAGAGTGTTTTGATTTAAAGGATATTATATTGGTTGTGTTTGGCCTCCTCATGGCTTCAAACGAAATTGTTGTTAGCTACAAAGTCTATAGTTTATATTACCCTTACAGTCTGTTTGGTTTACAGGAATTGGTCCGAATTGAATCAGTTTCCATTTCTCGGCCCGTTTGGCTGTCCATAGAATTCAATTCATCATTTCAGCCTATTTCCTATCCCTGAAATTTTAGCCTGTGCACGTTTCAGACCCTCATCCGTCGGAAAGGTCTAGAAAGTTAGCTAGGTTTCACTGCTCGTGCctcgagcggcggcggcggcagccggACTGTTCTGGCCGACGACGGCATCGACGACGACGAGGTTCGTCTCTCCCTCTACTGTCGCTCGTAGCTCGTGATGTAGGGGTCGTCGCTATCAAGGCCGCTGCAGTCGGCAGCGTACCCGGCCAGCTCGGCGCCCGTCAGGCCTCTCCCTCTGCTGCCGATCGTAGCTCGTGATGGGGTCGTCGCTATCAAGACCGCTGCAGCCGGCAGCGTACCCAGCCAGCTCGGCGCCTGTCAGGCCTCTCCCTCTACAGCTCGGCGCCCGTCAGGCGGAGGGGCACCTCGGCGCCCCGGAGCAGCCGCCGGAGCAGCTCGCCACCGGATCTATCACTCTGCGCGGAGGGGCACCTCGGCGCCCCGGAGCAGCCGCCGGAGCAGCTCGCCACTGGATCTATCCCTCTGCGCAGTTGCTGTAGGAGTAGGAACAATGCGTAGGGGTGTACAAACCTGATGGCTGCCTCTGCGCAGTTGCCAGCTCTTGCCTCCCTCCTTGTGCTCGTACTAGTAGTATTCTGCTTTCCTGCCGTGCTCTGTGCTGTAGGAGTAGGAACAATGCATAGTGCTTGTCTCTGCGTACTGCTTGTGCTCTGTAGCCTCTGCTCGTACTAGTAGTATATTGAGATTTGCTTTCCTCCCCTGATGAATTATTGAGTAGGATATTGAGATTTGCTTGTACGCCTGGGGGTATAGGGCTCTGCAAGCTAGGAAGGTCTTGTTTAAATTTTTTTTTGCTTGTGTTATTTGTCATTGTATTACCATGTTTTGTCTGATGGTTAAAGAACCGCCTTTATGCTATGCTGAATTTATTTAACCTTGCAGCGTCTTAATCAGTTGATCTCTAGCCAATTATATAATCtgcctagattatataatccatttgCCATAGATTCATTTGCAGGATTTGCCGCCTCAAGTTTCATCTAGCTACCTCCAACAAACCCTTCAATCTCCATGGCTACATCGGTACTTCTCCTATTCCACCTTGTGCTCCTACTAGTAGTGTTTTTATTCTTGAGTAGAGCATTTTGCTTTCAACTAGCATGTCTAATTGCATATAAATTGCGTGTTCTAGATATCAACTCAATATACTATCGAGGAGGaaattaaaaggaagagaaagaagCGAAAGAGAgttgttgtattagctgtgtctatTATGGCTATTATCGGAAACCGGTATCAACGGAGGAGACCTAGACACATCGTAGATGCTAACGAAGTTCAAGAGAGAAATGTCGAGTGCAGAAAACAAATGCTACGTAATATGTACCAGGGTTCAAATGTCTATTGCTATGACAGTTTGCGCCTAACTAAGAGATCTTTTAGTGACTTGAGTGCCATCTTACGGGAAAAGAGTGGCCTACAGGATACCCTAAATGTGTCGGTAGAAGAAAAGCTTGCAATTTTTCTGCTTATAGTAGGTCATAACACCAAAATGAGGCTGATCCGTAGCACTTATGGGTGGTCCCTTGAACCAATCAGTCGACACTTCAATGTAGTGCTTAGAgggattctatctttaagtcatgAGTTCATCAAGCTTCCTAATCCAGAAACCACTCTACCTGAGGATCCAAAGTGGAAATGGTTTGAGGACTGCCTAGGTGCACTAGATGGCACACATATCGATGTGAATGTTCCATTGACTGACCAAGGTAGGTACAGAAATAGGAAACAACGAATCACCACTAATGTATTAGGGGTTTGTGATCGACAAATGAAGTTTCTGTATGTCTTGGCTGGATGGGAAGGGTCGGCTTCGGATTCACGCATACTACGTGATGCCATGTCACGGGAGGACTCATTTGTTGTTCCTAGTGGTAAATACTATCTAGTGGATGCTGGATATACAAATGGTCCGGGATTTCTTGCCCCATACCGATCTACACGGTACCACTTGAATGAATGGGCTATTCAAGGCAACAATCCATCTACTGTGAGAGAGTTATTCAACCTACGCCATGCAACAGCTAGGAATGTGATAGAGAGAACTTTTGGGCTATTGAAGATGAGATGGGCAATCTTGAGGACCAGCTCATATTTTGATTTAGAAAACCAGGTATAACATAGTAGGTATTCAATTGAAATtcaatcattagttttaaaattgtGTATTGACTTAGCCATATTATTCTATGCAGATTAGGATCATCCATGCTTGCTGCATATTGCATAATTTTTTAAGGGATAGACAAAGAGATATGGACGATATTCTAATACATGAAGTTGATAGTCTCATCTCTGCTGCTCCTGCTGAAAATCAAGGAGAAATTAGTCTGATTACGCATGTTCAATCAACTAATGAGTGGGGTGATTTTAGAGACACCAAAGCTAGTGAAATGTTTGTTGATTATCAAGCGAGGCGTGGTTAAAGCTCATAGTTGTATGCTTCTGTTTTCTATGTCTTTGTCATTTATGAATTTTTGTGTTTGTGTTTTTTATATGTGTGGTTCTTTGATTGTAGGACAAGAAAACAAGGGGCTATGTTCCTTGGAATGATGAGATGGATAAGGTACTCCTTGATACATTTGTGGACTATTACAATAAAGGTGATAGATGTCAGAATGGGTGGAAGTCTCATGTATACACCGCTGCTGTGAAGAATGTTTTTGAGAAGTGTAATGTCACCATTACAAAGGAAAATATTAGCTCTCGCAGCAAGACCTTTGATAAGCACTACAATATCATTAATGGTTTGTTGTCCACTAGTGGTTTTGGATGGGATTGGGAGAAGAACAAGCTCAAAGTTGATAGTGACACTGTATGAGATGAG
It encodes:
- the LOC103638147 gene encoding uncharacterized protein isoform X2, with translation MATSDKKTRGYVPWNDEMDKVLLDTFVDYYNKGDRCQNGWKSHVYTAAVKNVFEKCNVTITKENISSRSKTFDKHYNIINGLLSTSGFGWDWEKNKLKVDSDTV
- the LOC103638147 gene encoding protein ANTAGONIST OF LIKE HETEROCHROMATIN PROTEIN 1 isoform X1, translating into MATSISTQYTIEEEIKRKRKKRKRVVVLAVSIMAIIGNRYQRRRPRHIVDANEVQERNVECRKQMLRNMYQGSNVYCYDSLRLTKRSFSDLSAILREKSGLQDTLNVSVEEKLAIFLLIVGHNTKMRLIRSTYGWSLEPISRHFNVVLRGILSLSHEFIKLPNPETTLPEDPKWKWFEDCLGALDGTHIDVNVPLTDQGRYRNRKQRITTNVLGVCDRQMKFLYVLAGWEGSASDSRILRDAMSREDSFVVPSGKYYLVDAGYTNGPGFLAPYRSTRYHLNEWAIQGNNPSTVRELFNLRHATARNVIERTFGLLKMRWAILRTSSYFDLENQIRIIHACCILHNFLRDRQRDMDDILIHEVDSLISAAPAENQGEISLITHVQSTNEWGDFRDTKASEMFVDYQARRG